In the genome of Microtus ochrogaster isolate Prairie Vole_2 unplaced genomic scaffold, MicOch1.0 UNK40, whole genome shotgun sequence, one region contains:
- the Pp2d1 gene encoding protein phosphatase 2C-like domain-containing protein 1: MEMDLTSALRVFWRSKEWNKKTSTFASDESLTQSKKKRVKKGKPKIPRTPSDHEESIEQLSNGQEVTFPCSVCHQEINTAGTFLHKKHHNALSMLGFQWMGGKKPKPSVISMQRQFVISKLLTSFMFSEKVLQSMNYAFELLWKKQVPSYFRLCDKVGHTSTHSPNISHLVIKGVAICGNSNSTWKADPNGKFTVMNDFGGKANVCFFGLFDGHHGSAAADMASKEFQVLLLHQLSKHDPSYQMTAEQQQLIDSFQTVFREEYRAKEEAISSIYKTFRTHRREYEEIHKVFAKAFWRMDRLLRLGRNEVSRVRWSGCSALTCIVEGTIKNPYTSKDLTKTDQQGVESFHSQKTSQIISGVLHIANAGNVQAVLCRNGKGFCLTKEHSTRNSKERSRVLQRGAVISSNGLLEGLIKTTRGLGFHGNLTLKKFIIPAPQTISVPLDDLCQFLIVATNGLWEVLDKKEVTALVITLFHSYKDTYVSGPKNKFWLSNKPLSPSDSNIRVLFQYKPEYEEGMSTTNLMKRSSDSIYSEACIHQAKNAETFSPEGSNYDPCSKKETNSLPNIDSKKGSKKELYAKNFYEDAAEYIGCELVSAALEGGSRDSITVMVMLLNGSEYQLLT; the protein is encoded by the exons agtattttggagatcaaaagAGTGGAATAAAAAAACTTCAACATTTGCTTCGGATGAGTCGCtgacacaaagtaaaaaaaagcGTGTTAAAAAAGGAAAGCCTAAGATACCAAGAACCCCCAGTGACCATGAGGAGTCTATCGAGCAGCTGAGTAACGGTCAAGAGGTCACGTTCCCCTGCTCTGTCTGCCACCAAGAAATCAACACTGCTGGAACTTTTCTCCATAAGAAACATCACAATGCTCTGAGTATGCTGGGTTTCCAGTGGATGGGAGGGAAGAAACCAAAGCCCTCAGTGATCAGTATGCAGAGACAGTTTGTGATTTCTAAACTACTGACATCCTTCATGTTCAGTGAAAAAGTCCTTCAGAGTATGAATTATGCGTTTGAGCTGCTTTGGAAAAAACAAGTCCCATCATACTTCAGACTTTGTGATAAGGTTGGCCACACTTCCACGCATTCTCCAAACATCTCCCATCTGGTGATTAAAGGGGTAGCCATCTGTGGCAACAGCAATTCCACCTGGAAAGCTGACCCGAATGGTAAATTCACAGTCATGAATGATTTTGGTGGTAAAGCCAATGTGTGCTTTTTTGGCTTGTTCGATGGTCATCATGGCAGTGCAGCAGCGGACATGGCATCAAAGGAGTTCCAGGTTTTACTTCTCCATCAACTGTCTAAACATGATCCTTCCTACCAAATGACAGCTGAGCAGCAGCAACTGATCGATTCCTTTCAGACTGTGTTCAGGGAAGAATACAGAGCCAAAGAAGAGGCTATCTCTTCCATATACAAAACCTTCAGAACCCATAGACGGGAATATGAGGAGATACACAAAGTCTTTGCAAAGGCGTTTTGGAGAATGGATAGGCTTCTACGGCTTGGAAGGAATGAGGTTTCTCGGGTTCGGTGGAGTGGCTGCTCTGCACTCACTTGTATAGTAGAGGGTACAATTAAGAACCCATATACTAGTAAGGACTTGACAAAAACAGACCAGCAGGGCGTTGAGAGTTTTCATTCCCAGAAGACCTCACAGATCATCTCTGGGGTACTACACATTGCAAATGCTG GTAACGTGCAAGCAGTCTTATGCAGAAATGGAAAAGGGTTTTGCCTGACAAAAGAACACTCGACACGAAACAGCAAGGAGAGAAGTAGAGTCCTTCAGAGAGGAGCAGTCATCAGTTCAAATGGCCTCCTGGAAGGGCTCATAAAAACCACCAGAGGTCTTGGATTTCATGGGAACCTCACGTTGAAGAAGTTCATTATTCCAGCACCCCAAACAATTTCTGTCCCTCTGGATGATCTATGTCAGTTTCTCATCGTAGCCACTAATGGGCTTTGGGAAGTTCTGGACAAGAAGGAAGTCACTGCACTAGTAATAACTTTGTTTCATTCATATAAAGATACATATGTTTCTGGCCCTAAAAACAAGTTCTGGCTATCTAACAAGCCTCTTTCCCCATCAGACAGTAACATCCGAGTGCTGTTCCAGTACAAACCTGAATATGAGGAAGGTATGTCAACTACTAATCTAATGAAAAGGTCGTCTGATTCAATATATTCTGAAGCTTGCATTCATCAGGCTAAAAATGCAGAAACATTTTCTCCAGAAGGGAGTAATTATGACCCTTGTAGCAAGAAAGAAACTAACAGTTTACCCAATATAGACAGTAAgaagggaagcaagaaagaaCTATATGCTAAGAATTTCTATGAAGATGCAGCTGAGTACATTGGCTGTGAACTTGTAAGTGCTGCTTTAGAAGGTGGTTCCAGAGACAGCATCACTGTTATGGTAATGTTACTCAATGGGAGTGAGTATCAGCTGCTGACATAA